CACGGCTGGCTGCTGGAGCGCCATGGGTTCCGGTCGCCGGCGCAGGTTCGTACAGACTACCTGGAAACCATGCCGATGGCGGCGTGATTATGCTTACCGGGTGTCCAGGCAACCGGGTGCGGTACACCGAAGACCACGGCGCCATCTTATAGTCTTCGCGTCCGTTGTCACGAGCCACACGCGAACATCAGCGTCCAAGAGCCCACCAGCTTTCCGCTATGAGACCAGGCTCTACGCCTAAAACGGCTTACAGCTGGCCTTCCTGGTACGATCAGACCGCAGGAGCAGAGGTCACACACACAACGCAGAAAAGCTTGGATATCATGGCCACCCCGCCGTACCCACCTACCAGCCTTCAAGAATTTCTCGCCACCATCCTGGCCAACTACAACAACGCCCGGAGGAGCGAGTCTTTCGGCAAGGAGCATCCGGTCTGGCAGGCGTTCGAGCAGCTGCAGCGGCTCCTCGAGGCGCACCCGGTCGTCCAGCAGCACCCCTCGGTCCAGATCACTTGGTCGGTGGGCCGCGGCAACTGGGCGCGGGTGCCGTGGCTGGCATTCCTCGACGAGCGGGAGACGAACACCACGCAGCACGGTGTCTACGTCGTCTACCTCTTCCGGGAGGATATGAGCGGGGTCTATCTGACCTTCAATCAGGGGGTGACCGATCTCCAGCGGCAACACGGCACGCAGGAGGCCCGCTCGGTCCTGAGACGCCGCGCCGGGCAACTCGCGGAGCTCCTGCCTGAGACCGCATCGGCTTTCCGGACCGATAGCACCATCGACTTGCGCACCCAGGGCAACCTCGGCAAGGCCTACGAGCACTCCACCATCGCCTATAGGCTCTACGAGGCGGGCGACCTGCCGGACGACGAGGTCCTCTTCGCCGACTTGGAGGCGCTCTTGGACGCCTACGAGGCCTACATGAGCTCCGACCTGCGCCGCACCCTGGTGGAGAGCCCGGCGGAGCCTGCCACGACGGAGGATCCAGACCCTCCACCTCAGCCAAGCACCCACTTCGAGCTAGCCACCGGTTTCCAGGAGCTGCGCGACCGGATCCAGGCCGAAGGCTTCATCTTCCCCGACTGGCAGCTGGCGCAGTACGTGACGGCCCTGCGCACCAAGCCGTTCGTCATCCTCGCCGGCATCACCGGCACCGGCAAATCCAGGCTGCCCCGCCTGGTAGCGGAGTACACCGGCGGCAGCGCCGAACTCATCCCCGTCCGGCCGGACTGGACCGACAGCGCCGACGTCCTCGGCTACACCGACCTGCAGGGCACCTTCCGGCCGGGGGCGCTGCTGGAGGTCGCCCACCGTGCCATGGGGGCCGACGACGCCCACGAGGTCGCGATCCTCGACGAGATGAACCTTGCACGCGTGGAGCACTACTTCGCGGAGGTCCTCAGCCGCATCGAGGACCGCCGCCCCGCCGCCGGGGGTGGCTACGCCAGCACCCCGCTCCTTCAGGGGACGCTTCCGGCACACGATGCCGAGTGGCAGCAAGTCCACCTGCCGGCCAACCTGGCCCTGGTGGGGACGGTCAACATGGACGAGAGCGCGCACGGCTTCTCCCGCAAAGTCCTGGACCGCGCCTTCACCCTGGAGCTCTCCGAGGTGGCGCTCGAGCGCTGGGCGCCTGAGGCCCAGGGCGAGGCCCCGCACCCCCAGCCGTGGCCGGTCAGCGCCTGGCAGCCGCGGGCCGCCCGCCTCGCCGATCTGGATGGCCTGACCGCGGCGGAGCGGCACCGGATCCAGGAGGCCATCGACGAGCTGGTCGCGCTCAACCGCATCCTCGCCCAGGCCCAGCTCCAGGTCGGCTACCGCACCCGCGACGAGCTCGCGCTCTTCGTCCTGCACGCCGAGGCCCTCCGCTCCTTCTTCCGCAACGGAGAGGACGAGCCGGTGGAGCCTCTCGACTTGGCCCTACAGATGAAGATCCTGCCGCGCATCGTTGGCGGCAGCGCCAGCATCCAGCGGGTCCTGATTGGCATCCTCGGCTGGGCTTATCGTGGCACGCCATGGACCGAGGAGGAGGACGCCCGCGACCTCCTGGAGCGTTGGGCGGAGACCGGCCGGCCCGGCCGGATCGCCGGCGCCCGCTACCCGGGGCTCGCGGCGCGGGCGTGCCTGATGTGGGACCGGCTGACAGCCGAAGGCTTCACCTCGTACTGGCTCTGAGCTGTGGCCGAGCTCTTCCGCATCGAGACGGACCGCGTGACGCTCATCCTCAGCGGCCCCTTGCCGGAGCACGCCAAGGGGCCGACGGGGGCGTTGCGGATCTGGCCCCAGCGGCGGGACCTCACCCTGAGACCAGGCACGGCGCGCGCCGGCGTATCGGACGCCGTAGCGCGGGACCCGGCGGAGACCGCGGGCCCACCCCTGCTCGAGGAAACGGCCTACGACCTGTGGCTCAGCAGCTACCACGGCGAGCGCGTCGAACTCAGCCACCGCGATCCCGCGCTCCTCACTCATCTCCACGCCGCACCCGGCAGGGCGCAGGCCTACGGCCATATCAACTTCGGCGGCCAGGTCGGGCTGAGCCGCTTCAGTGTCCGGGTCGACGGCGAGCCGGAGCTCGACCTGGAGGTGGAGGTCTTCCCGACGAAAATGGCCTACCGCGCCGACTACGTCGCCATGCGCGAGGAGGTCCACGCCTTCGCCGCCGGGCTGGCGCTGGAGTACCTGCGCGCCACCCACTACGGCAGCGCCACCGCGCGCCACCGCCCCAGCGGCCGGCTGGAGTGGCTGGCCCTGCTCCGGCACCTTGTGGGCCAGCTGGAACAGGCCCTGCATCACGTCGCGCAACACCCGGTGCGCAGCCTGCAGCGCCGGGACCGTCCGGTTCGTGCCGAGGCGGTGCGTCGGCCGGATAACCGGGTGCGCCGGGCCTTGCGAACCGGCCGCGGCCAAGGCGGTTGGGCAGGCCAGGTCCAGGGAGGCCTACCAGCCCGACAGCGCGTGCCGGAGCAGCGCCCCGTGCCCTCGCTGGATACCCCGGAGCACCGTTGGCTGGCACAGCAGCTGCGGCGGATCCGTCAGCAGCTGGCCCAGATCGTCCAGGACGAGCGCCATCGGCAGCGCCAGGGCCATCACGCGGGCTCCGGCGGCGCCCAGCGCGACTGCCAGGCCCTGGCCGAGCTCGCGGCGCTGGAGCGTCGCATCGCCACCCTGGAGCGCCTGGAGCCACTCGCCGAGGCCGGCGGCCCACCCCCGCCCGGGTTTGCCTCCCTCCGGCTGCAGGGATCACCGGGCTACAAAGAGGCCTACCAGGTCCTGCTCACCCTGCGCCAAGGCATCAGCATCCGCGGTGGACCAATGGAGCTCTCGGTCAAGGACATCCATCAGCTCTATGAGTACTGGTGCTTCCTGGCCCTGCTGCGCACCGTCGCCGAGGTGCTCGAGCAGCCCATCCCGCCCGAGCGGCTCCTGACCGTACAGGCGGACGGCCTGAGAGTGCGCCTGGCCCGGGGCCGCAAGCATACGGTGCCCTTTGACCTCCCGGGCGAACGCCGCCTGGAGGTGGTCTATAACCCGAGTTTCCGGGACGGGGGCACTTTCCTCCCCCAGCAACCGGATTTCGCCCTGGCGCTCAGGGATCCGGCGTGGCCTACAGTGCGTCTGGTCCTAGACGCCAAGTACCGGGTCGAAGACGATGCCGCGACCCGCGAGCGCCTCGGCGCCGCCAGCCCGCCTGCCGACGCCGTCAACGTCCTCCACCGCTACCGTGATGCCATCCTGGAGCAGGAGGGCTCAGGCGCAGGCCACCCCTTAGGAGCGGAGCGCTCGGGCATTGGGGGCTCTGCCGACCAGGGTCGCCCGACGGCGCAGCGGACCGTGATTGAGGGGGCTGCTCTCTACCCGCTCGATGCGGACGGAGCGGCGGACTTCGGCCAGACGCGCCTTTGGCAGGGCCTGGAGCGCCTTGGGGTCGGCGCCCTACCCTTCCTGCCCGGCTCCACCCACTGGGTCCGGCAGTGGCTGCACCACGTACTCCAGCGCTCCGGGTGGCGCACGGCAGAGGCCGTTGTCCCCCACAGCGCGGAGCGCCAGCGCCACGCCTGGCACCGGCTTGCGGCGGAGGTGGTGCTGGTTGCGGTCCTGCGCCCGCAGGAAGAGCGGGCGCACCTCGACTGGATCGCCCGCGCCCAGCGCTACTACACGCCGTGGACGCCCAGCCAGGCGCGCCAGCATCAGGCCGGGATCGTGGCCTTCTACACGCCCGCCTCGGTACGGCCTGGGGACGAGCCGGGGGCGGTCATCCACTGGGCGGAAGTGACGGGCATCGAGGTCCTTCCCCGCGAGCAGATCGCCACGCCCTGGCCTACCCGGCGGGGCGCTGACAAGCTGCAGGTGCTCTACCACCTGGGGCCGCTCCAGGCGCTGGAGGCACCGATCATCAACCGCGACGGTGGTCGCGGGCAGCGCTTCTCCACCAACCGTTGGTCTTCCCGGCTCGCCTTCCAGCGCGCCCGCAACATTACCGAGCTCCTCCTGGAGTCTGCCCCGGAATGGGCCCTGTACGAGGCGCTTCGGGCGCGGGGCGCCGATCTCGAGCTCCGGGCCTTGCCGCCGCGGGATCCCGCCGCCGCGGGCCGGCGCGCTCGGGTCGCCTTCCACGTCGCGGGACGCCGGGCGCA
Above is a window of Halorhodospira halophila DNA encoding:
- a CDS encoding MrcB family domain-containing protein produces the protein MATPPYPPTSLQEFLATILANYNNARRSESFGKEHPVWQAFEQLQRLLEAHPVVQQHPSVQITWSVGRGNWARVPWLAFLDERETNTTQHGVYVVYLFREDMSGVYLTFNQGVTDLQRQHGTQEARSVLRRRAGQLAELLPETASAFRTDSTIDLRTQGNLGKAYEHSTIAYRLYEAGDLPDDEVLFADLEALLDAYEAYMSSDLRRTLVESPAEPATTEDPDPPPQPSTHFELATGFQELRDRIQAEGFIFPDWQLAQYVTALRTKPFVILAGITGTGKSRLPRLVAEYTGGSAELIPVRPDWTDSADVLGYTDLQGTFRPGALLEVAHRAMGADDAHEVAILDEMNLARVEHYFAEVLSRIEDRRPAAGGGYASTPLLQGTLPAHDAEWQQVHLPANLALVGTVNMDESAHGFSRKVLDRAFTLELSEVALERWAPEAQGEAPHPQPWPVSAWQPRAARLADLDGLTAAERHRIQEAIDELVALNRILAQAQLQVGYRTRDELALFVLHAEALRSFFRNGEDEPVEPLDLALQMKILPRIVGGSASIQRVLIGILGWAYRGTPWTEEEDARDLLERWAETGRPGRIAGARYPGLAARACLMWDRLTAEGFTSYWL
- a CDS encoding DUF2357 domain-containing protein; translated protein: MAELFRIETDRVTLILSGPLPEHAKGPTGALRIWPQRRDLTLRPGTARAGVSDAVARDPAETAGPPLLEETAYDLWLSSYHGERVELSHRDPALLTHLHAAPGRAQAYGHINFGGQVGLSRFSVRVDGEPELDLEVEVFPTKMAYRADYVAMREEVHAFAAGLALEYLRATHYGSATARHRPSGRLEWLALLRHLVGQLEQALHHVAQHPVRSLQRRDRPVRAEAVRRPDNRVRRALRTGRGQGGWAGQVQGGLPARQRVPEQRPVPSLDTPEHRWLAQQLRRIRQQLAQIVQDERHRQRQGHHAGSGGAQRDCQALAELAALERRIATLERLEPLAEAGGPPPPGFASLRLQGSPGYKEAYQVLLTLRQGISIRGGPMELSVKDIHQLYEYWCFLALLRTVAEVLEQPIPPERLLTVQADGLRVRLARGRKHTVPFDLPGERRLEVVYNPSFRDGGTFLPQQPDFALALRDPAWPTVRLVLDAKYRVEDDAATRERLGAASPPADAVNVLHRYRDAILEQEGSGAGHPLGAERSGIGGSADQGRPTAQRTVIEGAALYPLDADGAADFGQTRLWQGLERLGVGALPFLPGSTHWVRQWLHHVLQRSGWRTAEAVVPHSAERQRHAWHRLAAEVVLVAVLRPQEERAHLDWIARAQRYYTPWTPSQARQHQAGIVAFYTPASVRPGDEPGAVIHWAEVTGIEVLPREQIATPWPTRRGADKLQVLYHLGPLQALEAPIINRDGGRGQRFSTNRWSSRLAFQRARNITELLLESAPEWALYEALRARGADLELRALPPRDPAAAGRRARVAFHVAGRRAHYLDGERFEVVGSNGSRRELPREAAAEALIGAREDGPL